One region of Mucilaginibacter sp. 14171R-50 genomic DNA includes:
- a CDS encoding carboxypeptidase-like regulatory domain-containing protein, which translates to MKRLLLVAFLIFSGLFANAQVFDGVVKDAKTNLPLPYVNVGIIGKAVGTVTDSLGRYKINLAGHDADTLKLSMIGYIAQTYKVAGFINGNKQIIALQPSVTELKEVKVSNKKWKEVVLGNTSQSENTNAGFDANRLGHEIGTIIKIKKSPTYLKRFNAHITDAPLYPVKLRLNFYTLKKGMPDQLMQNQNIFVDVPAGQKDIHVNLEPYNIFAENNFFVSLEWIENSKGHGLMFSAYLSLFGSGAIISRETSQADWEKEGIAGVAFNILAEY; encoded by the coding sequence ATGAAACGTTTATTACTTGTCGCTTTTCTGATTTTTTCCGGGTTGTTTGCAAACGCCCAGGTGTTTGATGGTGTGGTTAAAGATGCCAAAACCAATTTGCCCCTGCCCTATGTCAACGTGGGTATAATTGGCAAAGCGGTAGGTACCGTTACCGATAGCCTCGGCCGTTATAAAATAAACCTGGCGGGCCACGATGCTGACACGTTAAAGCTATCCATGATAGGTTATATTGCACAAACCTATAAAGTTGCGGGATTTATAAACGGTAACAAACAAATCATTGCGCTGCAACCTTCTGTTACCGAGCTTAAAGAAGTTAAAGTATCCAATAAAAAGTGGAAGGAGGTGGTTTTGGGCAACACCTCACAATCAGAGAATACCAACGCCGGCTTTGATGCAAACAGGCTTGGGCACGAAATAGGCACCATCATCAAAATAAAAAAATCGCCCACCTATCTTAAAAGGTTTAATGCGCATATCACTGACGCGCCGCTATATCCGGTGAAGCTTCGCCTAAATTTTTATACGCTGAAAAAAGGTATGCCCGACCAGCTAATGCAAAACCAGAATATCTTTGTAGATGTGCCTGCAGGGCAAAAAGATATACATGTTAACCTGGAGCCTTATAATATTTTTGCCGAAAACAACTTTTTTGTAAGCCTTGAATGGATCGAAAACAGCAAAGGCCATGGGCTGATGTTCTCGGCTTACCTGAGCCTGTTTGGCAGCGGTGCCATCATCTCGCGCGAAACCAGCCAGGCTGATTGGGAAAAAGAAGGCATTGCGGGTGTGGCGTTTAATATACTGGCAGAATATTAA
- a CDS encoding ABC-F family ATP-binding cassette domain-containing protein: MITVSNLSLRYGKRTLFEDVNLKFSQGNCYGIIGANGAGKSTFLKILSGEIDPTSGSVSFTPGERMAVLSQNHYAFDEYTVLEAVMMGHKEMYAVMKEKDAIYLKEDFTDADGERAGELENLFAEMDGWNAESNAATLLSNLGIKEEFHYKLVKDLDNTQKVRVLLAQALFGKPDILLLDEPTNDLDIHTISWLEDFLASYEAIVLVVSHDRHFLDTVCTHVVDIDFAKMTIYTGNYTFWYESSQLALKQRSDQNKKMEDRVKELQEFIRRFSANASKSKQATSRKKALDKINLDEIQPSNRKYPGIIFNNQGREIGDQVLQTEKLGKTLGGEVLFANIDFMANKGDKIAVLSQNSLATSAFYDILTGRDKDYTGSFKWGVTVNLADIPIDNAEYFKGKDENLIDWLREYSTGEKDDQFIRGFLGRMLFSGEEVLKKSSVLSGGEKMRCMFSRMMLQSANMLLLDEPTNHLDLESITALNNGMKDFRGNIIFTSRDHELVQTVANRIIELTPGGVIDKLMTYDEYINSDVVQKQREEMYAMA, translated from the coding sequence ATGATTACGGTATCTAATTTATCTTTACGTTACGGAAAACGCACCCTCTTTGAAGATGTTAACCTTAAATTCAGCCAGGGCAACTGCTATGGCATTATTGGGGCTAACGGCGCGGGTAAATCTACTTTTTTAAAAATACTATCAGGCGAGATCGACCCTACAAGCGGCTCGGTGAGCTTTACGCCCGGCGAACGCATGGCCGTATTAAGTCAAAACCATTACGCTTTTGACGAATATACCGTTCTGGAAGCGGTGATGATGGGCCATAAGGAAATGTATGCCGTGATGAAGGAAAAGGATGCCATTTACCTTAAAGAAGATTTTACCGATGCCGATGGCGAACGTGCCGGCGAATTGGAAAACCTTTTTGCCGAAATGGATGGGTGGAATGCCGAAAGCAACGCCGCTACCCTGCTAAGCAATTTGGGCATTAAAGAAGAATTTCATTATAAGCTGGTTAAAGACCTTGATAATACCCAAAAGGTACGGGTGTTGTTAGCCCAGGCGCTTTTTGGCAAGCCGGATATTCTATTGCTGGATGAGCCAACCAACGACCTTGACATACACACCATTAGCTGGCTGGAAGATTTCCTGGCATCGTACGAGGCTATTGTGCTGGTAGTATCGCACGACAGGCACTTCTTGGATACCGTGTGTACGCACGTGGTGGACATTGATTTTGCCAAGATGACCATTTACACAGGTAACTACACCTTCTGGTACGAATCGAGCCAGTTGGCCCTTAAACAACGCAGCGATCAGAACAAGAAAATGGAAGACCGCGTGAAGGAACTGCAGGAGTTTATCCGCAGGTTTAGCGCCAATGCCTCTAAATCAAAGCAGGCCACCAGCCGTAAGAAAGCCCTGGATAAGATCAACCTTGACGAGATACAGCCATCAAACCGTAAATACCCGGGCATTATATTCAATAACCAGGGCCGCGAAATTGGCGACCAGGTATTGCAAACCGAAAAACTTGGCAAAACGCTTGGAGGCGAAGTGCTGTTTGCCAACATTGATTTTATGGCCAATAAAGGCGATAAAATTGCGGTACTATCTCAAAACAGCTTGGCTACATCCGCCTTTTACGATATTTTAACGGGCAGGGATAAAGATTATACAGGCAGTTTTAAGTGGGGTGTTACAGTTAACCTGGCGGATATCCCTATTGATAACGCCGAATATTTTAAAGGCAAAGACGAAAACCTGATCGACTGGTTGCGCGAGTACTCGACCGGCGAAAAGGACGACCAGTTTATCCGTGGTTTTTTAGGCCGTATGCTGTTTAGCGGTGAGGAAGTGCTAAAAAAGAGCAGCGTACTCTCGGGTGGCGAAAAAATGCGTTGTATGTTCAGCCGCATGATGCTGCAATCGGCCAATATGCTGCTGCTTGACGAGCCAACCAACCACCTCGACCTTGAGTCGATAACCGCGTTAAACAACGGTATGAAAGACTTTAGGGGCAATATCATCTTCACCTCACGAGATCATGAGCTGGTACAAACCGTTGCCAACCGTATCATCGAATTAACCCCGGGCGGTGTTATTGATAAGCTGATGACCTACGATGAATATATCAATAGCGACGTGGTGCAAAAACAACGCGAAGAAATGTATGCGATGGCGTAA
- a CDS encoding SRPBCC family protein, giving the protein MSVFESAVTVNKPAAQVYAFLADMNNHHRLMPDNIADWVSTTDEASFTIPNITSLSLTIAERVTDSLIRIIPTGKPPFEMELKWALTEADNTTKAVFTITAGLNMMMKMLASGPLQKLADEETTNLAKLLS; this is encoded by the coding sequence ATGAGCGTTTTTGAAAGTGCCGTTACCGTAAATAAACCGGCAGCGCAGGTATATGCCTTTTTGGCTGATATGAACAATCACCACCGGCTGATGCCCGATAATATTGCCGATTGGGTATCAACAACGGATGAGGCCAGCTTTACCATACCCAATATCACCAGCCTTTCGTTAACCATTGCCGAACGTGTAACCGATAGCCTGATCAGGATAATCCCCACCGGCAAACCCCCGTTTGAAATGGAATTGAAATGGGCGTTAACTGAGGCCGACAATACAACCAAAGCTGTTTTTACCATTACTGCCGGCTTAAATATGATGATGAAAATGCTTGCTTCGGGGCCGCTGCAAAAGCTGGCTGATGAAGAAACAACTAACTTAGCAAAGCTGCTAAGTTAG
- the pyrE gene encoding orotate phosphoribosyltransferase, translating into MFTNSETEQQVAEFLLQIKAIKLQPNNPFTWASGWKSPIYCDNRITLSHPTIRTYIRQQLTSAIQEAFGSVGCIAGVATAGIPQGVLVAQEMGLPFIYVRAKAKEHGTGSLIEGEISPGQRVVVIEDLISTGKSSLQAVNALRDAGYNVAGLAAIFSYGFDVATENFKEAKCPFITLSNYNALLKYAEEHNYISAADTEVLKQWRTQPSTWGQ; encoded by the coding sequence ATGTTTACCAATAGTGAGACCGAACAGCAGGTAGCGGAATTTCTGCTGCAAATTAAAGCAATAAAACTACAACCTAATAATCCTTTTACATGGGCGTCAGGCTGGAAGTCGCCGATATATTGCGATAACCGGATCACGCTTTCACATCCTACCATCCGTACTTATATACGACAGCAACTAACGTCGGCCATACAGGAAGCTTTTGGCTCGGTTGGCTGTATCGCAGGGGTGGCTACAGCGGGCATTCCGCAGGGAGTATTGGTAGCGCAGGAAATGGGGCTTCCGTTCATATACGTTCGTGCTAAAGCAAAAGAGCATGGTACCGGCAGTTTAATTGAAGGTGAGATCTCTCCGGGCCAGCGTGTGGTGGTAATAGAAGACCTGATATCTACCGGTAAAAGCAGCTTACAGGCCGTAAACGCACTGCGCGATGCGGGTTATAATGTGGCTGGCCTTGCCGCGATATTCAGCTATGGTTTTGATGTAGCTACCGAGAACTTTAAAGAGGCTAAATGCCCGTTTATTACACTGTCTAACTACAATGCCTTGCTAAAATATGCCGAAGAGCACAACTACATTTCGGCGGCAGATACCGAAGTATTGAAACAATGGCGTACACAACCCTCAACCTGGGGACAATAA
- a CDS encoding NUDIX hydrolase, with protein MKTPKIAKHYQKIDAEHFDLKTVYHWVDKQPGNLFYVLCDNAKAFLKKIIKSNTLIEAAGGLVTNQHGEHLFIYRNDKWDLPKGKIEKKEKTKIAAVREVEEECGIKVNKLEQKICKTYHTYIYKGEVVLKKTHWFKMSYNGNAKLTPQLEEGITDVRWFKADQVSTIVKNTFPSIIDVLEKEELITSREVLL; from the coding sequence GTGAAAACACCAAAAATTGCAAAACACTATCAAAAGATTGATGCAGAGCACTTTGATCTGAAAACAGTTTATCACTGGGTTGATAAGCAACCCGGCAATTTGTTTTACGTGCTTTGCGACAACGCCAAAGCCTTTCTGAAAAAGATCATCAAAAGCAATACACTAATAGAGGCTGCCGGCGGGCTGGTAACCAACCAGCACGGCGAACACCTGTTTATTTATCGTAATGATAAGTGGGACCTGCCAAAAGGTAAGATAGAGAAAAAAGAAAAAACTAAAATTGCCGCCGTGCGCGAAGTGGAAGAGGAGTGCGGCATTAAGGTAAATAAACTGGAGCAAAAGATCTGCAAAACTTACCATACCTATATTTACAAAGGCGAGGTAGTACTCAAAAAAACACATTGGTTTAAAATGAGCTATAACGGCAATGCTAAACTAACACCGCAACTGGAAGAAGGCATTACTGATGTACGCTGGTTTAAAGCGGACCAGGTGTCAACCATTGTAAAAAACACTTTCCCTTCTATTATTGACGTATTGGAAAAAGAGGAATTGATTACAAGTAGGGAAGTGCTTCTTTAG
- the coaD gene encoding pantetheine-phosphate adenylyltransferase — MKIALFPGSFDPVTKAHVDIVKRSVSLFDKVYIGIGVNSTKQGLLSVAKREDMLRAVFANDDKIHIVAYEGLTVEFCKSIGADYMIRGIRTVSDFEYEKAIAQMNHALEPEIESIFIVSKPGYSSISSSIVREIIRYNGNVAQFIPKEALPYL; from the coding sequence ATGAAAATAGCCCTTTTTCCCGGCTCGTTCGATCCTGTTACCAAAGCCCACGTTGATATTGTAAAACGGTCGGTAAGCTTATTTGATAAGGTTTATATAGGCATTGGGGTAAACAGTACCAAGCAGGGGTTGCTGAGTGTGGCTAAACGCGAGGATATGCTACGCGCCGTTTTTGCTAACGACGATAAGATACATATTGTGGCCTACGAAGGTTTAACAGTTGAGTTTTGTAAAAGCATAGGCGCCGATTACATGATCCGCGGGATACGTACCGTATCAGATTTTGAATATGAAAAGGCCATCGCCCAGATGAACCACGCCCTTGAGCCCGAAATTGAAAGCATTTTTATAGTAAGCAAACCGGGCTACTCGTCTATCAGCTCAAGCATTGTACGCGAAATTATCCGTTACAACGGCAATGTGGCACAGTTTATCCCTAAAGAAGCACTTCCCTACTTGTAA
- the nudK gene encoding GDP-mannose pyrophosphatase NudK gives MNDKLRNLQTTVLSDNWYTLKKANYEWLGHDGKWQPQSREVYDRGNGATILLYNKDAQTVILTRQFRMPTYLNGNEDGYLIETCAGLLDKDNPEDCIRKETEEETGYKITSVQKAFEAYMSPGSVTEILYFFTAEYTKDMKVSDGGGLAEETENIEVMEMPFTTALDMVKTGRIKDAKTMMLLQYAQINGLLN, from the coding sequence ATGAATGATAAATTAAGAAACCTGCAAACGACGGTGCTGTCAGATAACTGGTACACCTTAAAAAAAGCGAACTACGAATGGTTAGGTCACGACGGTAAGTGGCAGCCACAATCGCGCGAGGTTTACGACCGTGGCAACGGGGCTACCATACTGCTTTATAATAAAGACGCCCAAACGGTGATACTTACCCGCCAGTTTAGGATGCCTACTTATTTAAACGGAAATGAAGACGGGTATCTTATAGAAACCTGCGCGGGTTTACTGGACAAGGATAACCCGGAGGATTGCATCCGTAAGGAAACTGAAGAAGAGACGGGCTACAAAATAACTTCGGTACAAAAAGCATTTGAGGCATATATGTCGCCGGGATCGGTTACCGAGATCTTGTACTTTTTTACCGCAGAATATACCAAAGACATGAAAGTAAGCGATGGTGGCGGCCTGGCAGAAGAAACCGAAAATATAGAAGTGATGGAAATGCCCTTTACCACAGCCCTTGACATGGTTAAAACGGGCAGGATAAAAGATGCCAAAACCATGATGCTGCTGCAATACGCGCAGATAAATGGATTGCTTAATTAA
- the rsmD gene encoding 16S rRNA (guanine(966)-N(2))-methyltransferase RsmD: protein MRIIGGKLKGLRLNPPKNLPVRPTTDLAKEALFNILQNQIEFEGIKVLDLFSGTGNIAMEFASRGAEKVTGVDRAIQCVHYLKDASRQHGLSAIEVFKADVFKYLAMETEQYDLIFADPPYDLNKIPEIPKIVFEKNLLAEGGMLIVEHESMQNLSNHLAFTEQRKYGHSSFSFFKK, encoded by the coding sequence ATGCGCATTATCGGAGGAAAATTAAAAGGCTTAAGGCTTAACCCGCCAAAAAATTTACCCGTACGCCCTACTACCGACCTTGCAAAAGAGGCGCTGTTCAACATCCTGCAAAACCAAATTGAGTTTGAAGGCATTAAAGTGCTTGACCTTTTTAGCGGCACCGGCAACATAGCCATGGAGTTTGCATCGCGCGGCGCCGAAAAGGTTACCGGGGTTGACCGCGCCATACAATGCGTACATTATCTTAAAGATGCGTCGCGACAGCATGGATTAAGCGCGATAGAGGTTTTTAAGGCCGATGTTTTTAAATACCTGGCCATGGAAACCGAACAGTACGACCTGATATTTGCCGATCCGCCCTATGACCTGAACAAAATACCCGAGATACCTAAAATTGTATTTGAAAAGAACCTGCTTGCCGAAGGCGGCATGCTGATAGTAGAGCATGAAAGCATGCAAAACCTAAGCAATCACCTCGCATTTACCGAGCAGCGCAAATACGGGCACTCGTCGTTCTCGTTCTTTAAAAAATAA
- a CDS encoding DUF3822 family protein: MSEHIHHYTSDDLSLTQAHSYTLLLQVDENCFSYAVINGKQLLGWAENHPVDELRDPQQLREILTANYKQVVTGVHGTGFTLLPSSLFDTERVADAARLLDVSDDEEVSAEMLDNQNIIVYKISETLTRAIKDLDNQKTVYTNAGWIKAIADARPADADIYLDMGNGIVSILNFKDTRLRFYNTFKFNNHEELAYFCALVYGELAIKPEDARLIISGDINDTDGYFTYLQGFFGEVTLNTLQVLNLPQTTPSHKILALAALSLCALSEEN; encoded by the coding sequence ATGAGCGAACACATACACCACTATACCAGCGATGATTTAAGCCTTACACAGGCCCATAGCTACACCCTGTTGTTACAGGTTGATGAAAACTGCTTTAGTTATGCTGTAATTAACGGCAAACAGCTCTTGGGCTGGGCCGAGAACCATCCGGTTGACGAGCTGCGCGACCCGCAGCAACTGCGCGAAATTTTAACCGCCAACTACAAACAAGTTGTAACCGGGGTGCACGGCACGGGGTTTACCCTGCTTCCGAGCAGCCTGTTTGATACGGAACGTGTTGCTGATGCTGCCCGCCTGCTTGACGTAAGCGATGATGAGGAAGTAAGCGCCGAGATGCTGGATAACCAAAACATTATTGTATACAAGATTAGCGAAACTTTAACCCGCGCTATTAAGGACCTGGACAACCAAAAAACAGTTTATACCAACGCAGGCTGGATAAAGGCCATAGCAGATGCCCGGCCCGCCGATGCTGATATTTACCTGGATATGGGTAACGGCATAGTATCGATATTAAATTTTAAAGATACCAGGCTGCGCTTTTACAATACCTTTAAATTTAATAACCACGAAGAGCTTGCGTATTTCTGCGCCCTGGTATACGGCGAATTAGCCATAAAGCCCGAAGATGCCAGGCTGATAATAAGCGGCGACATCAATGATACCGATGGCTATTTTACATACCTGCAAGGTTTTTTCGGCGAGGTAACATTAAACACCTTGCAGGTGCTTAACCTGCCACAAACTACCCCATCTCATAAAATACTGGCCCTTGCTGCCTTATCGCTATGCGCATTATCGGAGGAAAATTAA
- a CDS encoding ATP-dependent RecD-like DNA helicase, giving the protein MSIINDISKSFPHEPTLQQHELFGKLHTFLTSGEEDDCFILKGYAGTGKTTVLGALVKALPKYNFKSVLLAPTGRAAKVITNYSGRKAFTIHKRIYRKKSALNVDESFAIAENLSANTLFIIDEASMISDEPGRFQGSLLTDLVNYVYNTKNCKLMLVGDTAQLPPVGADDSPALDAKLMKDRFGLTMYGYELTDVLRQQKDSGILYNVTKVRDIIRQGKEVMPQIVTKGYKDVYRMGGDMLEEGLNYAYSKYGHDNTLIICRSNKNANLYNRQIRGRILMREEELTGGDQLMVVKNNYFWLQDQEEGSTGFIANGDIARVKKVRRIEDMYGFRFADVQLEFIDYAEDPVLDCKILLDTLYSEAPALLTDDQKRFYLEAMKDYEHIPNRRAKHNELKLNPYYNALQVKFAYAITCHKAQGGQWEAVFVDQGYLTEEMVNTDFLRWFYTACTRATNELYLVNFNRKFFAEPPPEAF; this is encoded by the coding sequence GTGTCGATAATAAATGATATCAGCAAAAGTTTCCCGCACGAGCCTACGCTACAGCAGCACGAGTTGTTTGGTAAACTGCATACTTTTTTAACAAGCGGCGAAGAGGACGATTGCTTTATCCTGAAGGGCTATGCAGGCACGGGCAAAACAACTGTGCTTGGCGCGCTGGTAAAAGCATTGCCTAAGTATAATTTTAAATCGGTACTGCTGGCCCCCACAGGGCGCGCTGCAAAGGTTATAACCAATTACAGCGGCCGTAAAGCTTTTACCATTCATAAGCGCATCTACCGTAAAAAGTCGGCGTTAAACGTTGACGAATCTTTTGCCATAGCCGAAAACTTAAGCGCCAACACCCTCTTTATTATCGATGAGGCTTCTATGATATCTGACGAGCCCGGCCGCTTTCAGGGTAGCTTGCTTACCGACCTGGTAAACTACGTTTACAACACAAAAAATTGTAAGTTAATGCTGGTGGGCGATACCGCCCAGCTGCCCCCCGTGGGCGCTGATGACAGCCCCGCGCTGGATGCCAAACTCATGAAAGACCGCTTTGGCCTAACCATGTACGGCTATGAACTAACCGATGTGCTGCGGCAGCAAAAGGATTCGGGGATATTGTACAATGTTACCAAAGTGCGCGACATTATACGGCAAGGCAAAGAGGTAATGCCGCAAATTGTTACCAAAGGATACAAAGATGTTTACCGCATGGGCGGGGATATGCTGGAAGAGGGCCTGAATTACGCGTACAGCAAATACGGGCATGATAATACACTGATCATCTGCCGCAGTAATAAAAATGCTAACCTGTATAACCGGCAAATACGCGGGCGCATACTGATGCGCGAGGAAGAGCTTACCGGCGGTGACCAATTGATGGTAGTAAAGAACAACTATTTTTGGCTGCAGGACCAGGAAGAGGGCAGCACCGGCTTTATTGCTAATGGCGATATTGCCCGTGTTAAAAAGGTGCGCCGGATAGAGGATATGTACGGCTTCAGGTTTGCCGATGTGCAGTTGGAATTTATTGATTACGCCGAAGACCCTGTGCTTGATTGTAAGATATTGCTGGATACGCTATATTCAGAAGCGCCAGCGTTGCTGACCGACGATCAGAAGCGCTTTTACCTGGAGGCTATGAAGGATTACGAACACATACCTAACAGGCGCGCAAAGCATAACGAATTAAAATTAAATCCCTATTACAATGCTTTACAGGTAAAATTTGCCTACGCAATTACCTGCCATAAAGCGCAGGGCGGCCAGTGGGAAGCCGTATTTGTTGATCAGGGGTACCTTACCGAGGAAATGGTAAACACCGACTTTTTACGCTGGTTTTATACTGCCTGCACCCGCGCCACCAACGAGTTATATCTGGTGAACTTTAACCGTAAGTTTTTCGCCGAGCCGCCACCCGAGGCTTTTTAA
- a CDS encoding sensor histidine kinase KdpD, which produces METHFFTKLSPKYSVAYRNYYTYQNLQSVRTASFIFLTLSIVIRILYHVFPESLTKAQNFPEFNFVNWIFIIVTPFFYLISHMLVQQMRKTKYATAGMALFVFVFALYIICCGMYSSFISTSDPSNALTLYLIALSIVSVLFVFEYYETIVLLLGIEMLFTMMLFHAQVGPTEMTHNQMISAILLAGFYLTSRYFFSYKASYYGQIVEIRHKNQEIEKANVFKNQVLGTVAHDLRNPIAAVESLAMMMELEDIDEDTQDNLKMMRESCVKARTIIDDLLAAARSEHTTSFDTRKTELNEMLHGIVNTWKIQQGGHTNVVLISDVKTVYAQINHEKFPRVIDNLISNALKFSKETDNVEVHLNSDKNNIIIRVTDHGLGIPKEMIPKLFERFSGAGRTGLRGEQSTGIGLSIVKDIVEGHGGKITVSSVEGKGSTFTIVLPQAG; this is translated from the coding sequence TTGGAAACGCACTTTTTTACAAAATTATCCCCCAAGTATAGTGTGGCCTATCGCAATTACTATACTTATCAAAACCTGCAGAGCGTTCGTACAGCAAGTTTTATATTTCTTACGTTAAGTATAGTTATCAGGATACTTTACCACGTTTTTCCGGAGAGCTTAACAAAAGCACAGAATTTCCCCGAGTTCAACTTTGTCAACTGGATATTCATTATTGTCACCCCATTTTTCTATTTAATAAGCCACATGCTGGTACAGCAAATGCGCAAAACCAAGTACGCCACAGCGGGCATGGCCTTATTTGTTTTTGTATTTGCGTTGTATATTATATGCTGCGGCATGTATTCCAGCTTTATTTCTACATCCGACCCGAGCAACGCCCTTACCCTTTACCTGATAGCCCTGAGTATTGTAAGCGTGCTGTTTGTTTTTGAATATTACGAGACCATAGTGCTGCTGCTGGGCATCGAAATGCTGTTTACCATGATGCTTTTCCACGCGCAGGTTGGACCTACAGAAATGACGCATAACCAAATGATATCAGCCATTTTACTTGCGGGTTTCTATTTAACTTCGAGGTATTTTTTCTCATACAAGGCCAGCTATTACGGGCAGATAGTGGAGATACGCCATAAAAACCAGGAAATTGAAAAGGCTAACGTATTTAAAAACCAGGTACTGGGCACGGTAGCCCACGACCTGCGCAACCCTATTGCCGCCGTAGAGTCGTTAGCGATGATGATGGAACTGGAAGATATTGACGAGGATACACAGGATAACCTGAAAATGATGCGCGAATCGTGTGTGAAGGCCCGTACTATTATTGACGACCTGCTTGCGGCCGCCCGCAGCGAACATACCACCAGTTTTGACACCCGTAAAACCGAACTTAACGAGATGCTGCACGGTATAGTTAACACCTGGAAGATACAGCAGGGCGGCCATACAAATGTGGTGCTGATAAGCGACGTAAAAACGGTTTATGCCCAGATAAATCACGAAAAATTCCCGAGAGTTATTGATAACCTGATCAGCAATGCGTTAAAGTTTTCGAAAGAAACGGATAATGTTGAGGTGCATTTAAACAGTGATAAAAATAATATCATAATAAGGGTGACAGACCATGGACTGGGCATACCCAAAGAGATGATTCCCAAATTGTTCGAACGCTTTTCGGGCGCGGGACGCACGGGGCTCAGAGGCGAGCAATCCACCGGGATAGGATTAAGTATTGTTAAAGACATTGTAGAAGGCCACGGCGGTAAAATAACCGTTAGCAGCGTTGAAGGCAAGGGCAGCACCTTTACTATTGTATTACCGCAGGCAGGGTGA